The Cydia amplana chromosome 19, ilCydAmpl1.1, whole genome shotgun sequence genome includes a window with the following:
- the LOC134657117 gene encoding eukaryotic translation initiation factor 3 subunit A-like translates to RQRLEAFADKLAAERTKRRQERAQQRAEQRRQEWLAEKRRAEERAAEEARRIKEEEERKEREERERKLAEEQAAARERKEKEEREHQEYLARVEAKARAKEAEVQRRLEEQKAAAASSSSWRRGDPPPRDKDGKPDDKDSAWRSKGDAKDDKKTEPWRPARVREPGARDERPRSPPSRAPPARDDRDRRDERAPPRDEGAWRSARDTRDTRDTRDTRDTRDTRDTRDAREPRDSRDTREPERDRPRPGYGGRSSGPGAEGGGSWRRGPADPPPAPTERSSAWRTKDAPPREDRYRDAPRGDRDGPRDRDGFRDRDRFPPRRDDGPRDRDGPRRDDRDGPRDRDGPRRDDRDGPRRDDRDGPRRDDRDRRPPPPRRDEKPRDPDGDDWQPVTRR, encoded by the exons CGGCAGCGGCTCGAGGCCTTCGCGGACAAGCTGGCCGCCGAGCGCACCAAGCGCCGCCAGGAGCGAGCGCAGCAGCGCGCCGAGCAGCGCCGGCAGGAG TGGCTGGCAGAGAAGCGTCGCGCAGAGGAGCGCGCGGCGGAGGAGGCGCGCCGCATCAAGGAGGAGGAGGAGCGCAAGGAGCGAGAGGAGAGGGAGAGGAAGCTGGCGGAGGAGCAGGCCGCCGCCCGGGAACGTAAGGAGAAGGAGGAGAG GGAACACCAAGAGTACCTAGCCCGCGTGGAGGCCAAAGCGCGCGCCAAGGAGGCCGAGGTGCAGCGCCGGCTCGAGGAGCAGAAGGCGGCCGCCGCCTCCTCAAGCTCCTGGCGGCGCGGGGACCCCCCGCCGCGCGACAAGGACGGCAAGCCCGACGACAAGGACAGCGCATGGAGGAGCAAGGGAGACGCCAAGGATGACAAGAAGACGGAGCCGTGGCGGCCAG CGCGCGTGCGCGAGCCCGGCGCGCGCGACGAGCGGCCGCGCTCCCCCCCGTCCCGCGCCCCGCCCGCCCGGGACGACAGGGACAG ACGCGACGAGCGTGCACCCCCGCGCGACGAAGGCGCCTGGCGCTCGGCTCGCGACACGCGCGACACACGCGACACTCGCGACACGCGCGACACTCGCGACACGCGCGACACACGTGACGCACGCGAGCCGAGGGACTCAAGGGACACGAGGGAACCGGAACGCGACAG GCCTCGGCCAGGCTACGGCGGGCGCTCCAGCGGGCCCGGCGCCGAGGGCGGCGGCAGCTGGCGGCGCGGCCCCGCAGACCCGCCACCGGCACCTACC gAACGATCATCAGCCTGGCGTACTAAAGACGCTCCACCCCGCGAGGACCGCTACCGCGACGCCCCGCGTGGCGACCGCGACGGCCCGCGCGACCGCGACGGCTTCCGCGACCGCGACCGCTTCCCGCCGCGCCGCGACGACGGACCCCGCGACCGAGACGGCCCGAGACGCGACGACCGAGACGGACCCCGGGACCGCGATGGACCGAGACGGGACGACCGCGACGGGCCGAGGCGAGATGATCGCGACGGGCCGCGACGCGACGATCGGGACAGACGCCCGCCGCCGCCTCGTCGTGACGAGAAAC CCCGCGACCCCGATGGTGACGACTGGCAACCCGTCACCCGCCGCTAA